The sequence TTACCATCCATACCCCTGTTCACGGGGACGAGGGCTGTAAGACGATTGTCGCGAATAATGCGTTCCTGATGGCGAACGCTCATGTCGCGCATAATGTCGAAGTGGGGGAGTATACGGTTGTCGCAAACGGAACCTTGCTTGCGGGATACGCGAAGGTCGAGGAACGGGTGTTTCTTTCGGGGAACATCGGGGTTCACCAGTTCTGCCAGATCGGCGCGTTCAGTATCGTCTCGCCGGTCGCAAAGGTAGTCCAGAATATCCCGCCGTTTATGACCGCCGACGGGAATCCCGCGCTTGTGCATGGATTAAATGTGGTGGGATTGCGGCGGAACAGTTTTAACGAGGAACAACGCTCGAAGATAAAGGACGCGTATAAAATGCTCTATTTCAGCGGGATGGGTTTCCGGGCCGCGTGCGACGAGATAGAAGCGAAATATCAAGAGGATCCCTGGATAATGAGGCTGGTTACATTTGTCCGGCAATCCAAGAGGGGGATAATCGGTGCCGCCCAGAAAGGGGAATAACTCTTCCGATACGCAAAGTCCTTCTCATCAGAAAGAACTCAAAGCTGAAAAAACATTTTTCTTCTCCGCCGGGGAAATTTCCGGCGACGCTCACGCATCCGAGCTCATCGGCGAACTCAGCGCTATGGGGCGGTACGATTTCGTCGGACTGGGCGGGAAGCAGATGTTCGAGGCTGGGCTCCGTTCGGCGTTCGGCGACGTCTCCACGCTCAGTACGGTAGGGTTTGTCGAATCGCTCAACTTTATCGGAAAAAAAGTCCGCCTCCTCAGAAATTCGGTGGAGTTCCTGAAAAAAAATCCCCCCGCCGCCGTCATCCTTGTCGATAATCAGGGCTTCAATATCCTGCTCGGACGGGAAGCGAAAAAGCTGGGGATACCCGTTTTTTATTATATCCCCCCGACCGTGTCGGTATGGGCGGAATGGAACGCGCCTAAGGTCGCGGCAATCTGCGACCACCTGATCTGTAATATAAGCGCTGATATGGAGATATACCGACGTTACACGGAAAATGTCTACTATCCCGGGCATCCGACTGTCGATAAAATCGCCAAGTTCGTGCCGGACGCGGGCTTCCTGAAAAAACTCGGGCTGACTCCCGGGAAACCGGTCGTATCGATATTTCCCGGTAGCCGCCATCAGGAGCTCAGGAAACTTCTGGGCATCATGCTGGACGCCGCGAAGATACTGATTGAGAGCGACGGGTATCAGGTGATACTTCCCGTGTCGCACGCCAAGTTCAGGGGGACGATTGAACGCGCGATGCATGCACGGAAGCTGGACGGCAGGATCGCGCTGGTGGAGGACGACCCTTACTCGGTGATGCATTCCGCATCGGTGAACATAATGGCTTCCGGCACCGCGACCCTTGAGTCGGTACTGATGCGGCGTCCGCCGGTCATCTGCTACAGGATATCCCCGATATCGTTCGCGATCGCGAAGCGCCTTGTAAAGAAACAAATGATCGGCCTTCCGAATATATTTCTCGATAGAAAGGTTTTCCCTGAACTCCTCCAACGGGACTGCAATCCGCGAAAGATCGCTCAGACGGTGCGCGAATTAATTTCTCCCAGCCCGGAGCTTCGCGCGTTATTGGAACAATCGTACGACGGTGTGCGGGACATTGTCGGCGAGCCGGGTGTTTCGTCACGCGCGGCGCGATATATCCTCGACCGGGTATAACATGGGCAGGATTCTCGCTATCGACGTCGGTGAGAAACGGGTCGGCCTCGCGGTCACCGACGACCTCCAGATCATCGCATCCCCCTTCGACGTGCTCCCCAATAACAACGAACTTTTCACAAAGCTGAAAAACATCTGCGTCGAGTATAAAGTCGCCAAACTGGTGATCGGTATGCCGTATTCGAAGAAGCATAAGGAAGCCTCCGCGATGGCGGAAGGTTTCACCGAAAGTATTAAACAGGAGTTTGCCGACAGTATGGGGCTGGAAATCGATTTTCAGGACGAGCGCAACAGCTCTGTTTACGCCGAGACATGGATGAAGACCGAGGGCTATTCCTACAAACGGATACGCGAGAGTTCCGATAAATATGCGGCTCTCAAGATTCTCGAGGACTATATAACCCGACCAAAAGAGTAAGTGTATTATTAATGACACAGTTTAATGAATGTATCCCGGAGGCTACTGGTTATCTTATAATATAGTATAGAAATAGTGAAGCACCGGGATGGCATACTTCTTGCAATAATAATGCAGCACAGGGTGGGAGCACGATATGAGAAGACAGAATACAATTAAAAAGAAAATAACGTTTACCGGAAAAGGACTCCATAGCGGTAGGATCGGTCATCTGACCCTGAAACCCGCGCCCGAAGATACGGGTTTGGTATTTATATATAACGAAAATCACCAGAAGCACTTCATTCCTTACACCCCTGAAAATGTGGTCGATACCCGGAACAATATCTCCATCAGCAACGGTAAGGCTGTGATTCGTACGGTCGAACATCTGGTGGCGGCGTTGTACGGCCAGCGTATCGATAACTGTCTGATCGAGAGCGATATGAACGAAGTTCCGATTATGGACGGAAGTGCGCTCGAGTTCGTAGCGGGTCTGGAGGAGGCGGAAGTCGAGGAGCAGGCTAAGGACCGCGAGGAACTCCGTATCATTAACCCGGTATGGGTAACGTCGGAGGACAAGTTTATCGTGGCTCTCCCGTATAACGGCCTCAAGCTCAGTTATACGATCTCCTTCCCAAATTCCCCCATCGGTACACAGACATTTAATTTGGATTTTTCCTCGGAGAATTTTCAGAAAAAAATCGCCGGAGCGAGAACCTTCGGTTTTATAGAGGACTTGGATTATTATCAGAAGAACGGGCTGGTGCTCGGCGGTGATTTTGATAATGTCCACGTATTCAGTAAAAAAGAGAACCGTTCGCTGAACAGCTCGCGTTATGACGACGAGCCTGTCCGGCATAAAGTGCT comes from Brevinematales bacterium and encodes:
- the ruvX gene encoding Holliday junction resolvase RuvX; translated protein: MFRHARRDISSTGYNMGRILAIDVGEKRVGLAVTDDLQIIASPFDVLPNNNELFTKLKNICVEYKVAKLVIGMPYSKKHKEASAMAEGFTESIKQEFADSMGLEIDFQDERNSSVYAETWMKTEGYSYKRIRESSDKYAALKILEDYITRPKE
- the lpxC gene encoding UDP-3-O-[3-hydroxymyristoyl] N-acetylglucosamine deacetylase translates to MRRQNTIKKKITFTGKGLHSGRIGHLTLKPAPEDTGLVFIYNENHQKHFIPYTPENVVDTRNNISISNGKAVIRTVEHLVAALYGQRIDNCLIESDMNEVPIMDGSALEFVAGLEEAEVEEQAKDREELRIINPVWVTSEDKFIVALPYNGLKLSYTISFPNSPIGTQTFNLDFSSENFQKKIAGARTFGFIEDLDYYQKNGLVLGGDFDNVHVFSKKENRSLNSSRYDDEPVRHKVLDLIGGIAMLNFDIKAFIISYKGGHTLDTMFAQRVMSTISGVQKVGGVYSYGTDTNYYYMLADILDLEKFPS
- the lpxB gene encoding lipid-A-disaccharide synthase — encoded protein: MPPRKGNNSSDTQSPSHQKELKAEKTFFFSAGEISGDAHASELIGELSAMGRYDFVGLGGKQMFEAGLRSAFGDVSTLSTVGFVESLNFIGKKVRLLRNSVEFLKKNPPAAVILVDNQGFNILLGREAKKLGIPVFYYIPPTVSVWAEWNAPKVAAICDHLICNISADMEIYRRYTENVYYPGHPTVDKIAKFVPDAGFLKKLGLTPGKPVVSIFPGSRHQELRKLLGIMLDAAKILIESDGYQVILPVSHAKFRGTIERAMHARKLDGRIALVEDDPYSVMHSASVNIMASGTATLESVLMRRPPVICYRISPISFAIAKRLVKKQMIGLPNIFLDRKVFPELLQRDCNPRKIAQTVRELISPSPELRALLEQSYDGVRDIVGEPGVSSRAARYILDRV
- the lpxA gene encoding acyl-ACP--UDP-N-acetylglucosamine O-acyltransferase, whose translation is MNDIHPTAIIGQDVVLGDGIKIHPYAVIDGKVEIGDGCVIGPCVHLTGWVHIGKRTKIYAHASIGEDPQDYSFDGTPGLVEIGDDCLIREGVTIHTPVHGDEGCKTIVANNAFLMANAHVAHNVEVGEYTVVANGTLLAGYAKVEERVFLSGNIGVHQFCQIGAFSIVSPVAKVVQNIPPFMTADGNPALVHGLNVVGLRRNSFNEEQRSKIKDAYKMLYFSGMGFRAACDEIEAKYQEDPWIMRLVTFVRQSKRGIIGAAQKGE